A single genomic interval of Shewanella psychropiezotolerans harbors:
- a CDS encoding phosphoadenylyl-sulfate reductase: MPELNTQVESVVSAQELLALLSAPAVEQKGELERINRFLTELTPKRRVVWGLKYLPGNHALSSSFGIQGAVMLNLVSTEKPGIPVILTDTGYLFPETYKFIDELSERLSLNLKIFASPMTPAWQEARFGQLWEKGLDGLDQYNRMNKVEPMQRALDELSVGTWFAGLRRSQSSTREALPILAIHGSRYKILPILDWSNKDVHEYLTEHDLPYHPLWEQGYVSVGDTHSSKPLELGMSEEETRFNGLKRECGLHFEI; encoded by the coding sequence ATGCCTGAATTAAACACTCAGGTTGAATCAGTGGTTTCTGCACAAGAGCTGTTAGCCTTGTTAAGCGCGCCGGCAGTCGAGCAGAAGGGTGAGCTTGAGCGTATCAATCGTTTCCTCACAGAGCTGACCCCTAAGCGAAGAGTCGTCTGGGGATTGAAGTATCTTCCGGGTAACCACGCGTTATCGTCGAGTTTTGGTATTCAAGGTGCCGTGATGTTGAATTTGGTCAGTACTGAGAAGCCGGGTATCCCGGTGATCTTGACCGATACCGGTTACCTGTTTCCCGAAACCTATAAGTTTATCGATGAGCTGAGCGAGCGTTTATCATTAAACCTTAAGATATTCGCCTCACCCATGACCCCTGCCTGGCAGGAGGCGCGTTTTGGCCAGTTGTGGGAGAAAGGCCTCGATGGTTTAGACCAATATAATCGTATGAACAAGGTTGAGCCAATGCAGCGAGCTCTCGATGAACTGAGTGTCGGCACCTGGTTTGCAGGCTTGCGCCGCAGTCAATCCAGTACCCGAGAGGCTCTGCCTATCTTAGCTATTCATGGTTCACGCTATAAGATCTTACCTATCTTAGACTGGAGTAATAAGGATGTGCATGAATACTTAACTGAGCATGACCTACCTTATCACCCACTTTGGGAACAAGGTTACGTGTCGGTTGGCGATACACATTCCAGTAAGCCATTAGAGCTGGGTATGAGTGAAGAGGAGACGCGTT